A part of Maridesulfovibrio hydrothermalis AM13 = DSM 14728 genomic DNA contains:
- a CDS encoding rod shape-determining protein: MIWAKLMSFLGKDLAMDLGTANTLLYTPKDGIILNEPSVVALDARDDSVIAVGKEAKEYLGRTPDKIKAIRPMKDGVIADFEVTKKMISFFIKKVIKGRNLVKPKIIICVPTGITQVEKRAVIESGQQAGAREVRLIEEPMAAAIGAGLNIHEPEGNMVVDIGGGTTEVAVITLSSVAHSQSVRVAGDEMNTAIMRYMQDEFKLLIGENSAEKAKIQIGSAIELPEPLTMTISGRNLIDGKPKAIEINDSHIREAIADPVAAIVNSVRIALERTQPELIADIANNGLLLAGGGALLKGLDILIQRESSLKVIIDDDPLTTVVRGTGLSLQRDKGFTKVYIN, translated from the coding sequence ATGATCTGGGCTAAATTGATGAGTTTTCTGGGCAAAGATCTTGCCATGGATCTCGGTACAGCCAATACATTGCTTTATACACCTAAGGACGGGATTATTTTGAATGAGCCTTCAGTCGTAGCACTGGACGCCCGTGATGATTCTGTTATCGCAGTAGGGAAGGAAGCTAAAGAGTATCTTGGTAGAACTCCGGATAAAATAAAAGCTATCCGCCCTATGAAAGACGGGGTTATTGCTGATTTCGAAGTCACTAAAAAGATGATTTCTTTTTTTATTAAAAAAGTCATCAAAGGCAGGAACCTTGTAAAACCCAAGATCATTATTTGTGTTCCTACCGGCATTACTCAAGTAGAAAAAAGAGCTGTTATCGAATCAGGGCAACAGGCAGGTGCTCGTGAGGTACGCCTTATTGAAGAGCCGATGGCGGCCGCTATAGGTGCTGGCCTGAATATACATGAGCCTGAAGGGAATATGGTTGTTGATATCGGCGGCGGTACGACGGAAGTTGCTGTAATAACACTTTCTTCTGTTGCGCACAGTCAGTCTGTCAGAGTTGCCGGCGATGAAATGAATACGGCTATCATGCGTTATATGCAGGATGAATTTAAACTGCTGATCGGTGAAAATTCGGCCGAAAAAGCAAAAATTCAAATCGGTTCAGCCATAGAACTTCCTGAGCCGCTGACAATGACCATTTCCGGAAGAAATCTGATTGATGGTAAACCAAAAGCCATTGAAATTAATGATTCTCATATAAGGGAAGCCATTGCTGATCCTGTTGCTGCGATAGTAAATTCAGTTCGTATTGCTCTTGAAAGAACACAGCCTGAACTTATAGCTGATATAGCGAATAACGGCCTTTTGCTGGCAGGAGGCGGGGCGCTTCTTAAGGGACTTGATATTCTCATCCAGCGTGAAAGTTCACTTAAAGTTATAATCGATGATGATCCTTTGACCACCGTTGTCAGGGGAACCGGTCTCAGCCTGCAACGAGACAAAGGCTTCACAAAAGTCTATATTAATTAG
- a CDS encoding GAF domain-containing protein has product MPRNEILINILSIVCNVFEAHTVVLYLPDGQHGFSLSNFFSLGDNVSAIGSPLQKKSLAGIIVGKNEPLFINNMDRKGVTTLGYYNSREDAKVKAFMGTPLDQSLGVICLDSKRTYSFSTKDLKILSQFGKMITSMLSCIRSVDADGKKNEYFMTLKLLHDLRKRQPKWDSFLSNLLTMTAGASGFSHAFLTVIDQRGTSFYIEGESQPILHKGGSKSAIFPLGSGLVGWVYKNNDPIFMEENSAGQASTSLLGASAATKDFMSIICLPLVFQRKTRGVLVLAHEKHTRIDEDLKDFLFMVSEYLNQFLENLFLKSRLAEARTALQKVTPAKSNPVLINDN; this is encoded by the coding sequence ATGCCCAGAAACGAAATTTTAATTAATATCCTCAGCATTGTCTGCAATGTTTTTGAGGCTCATACAGTTGTCCTGTATCTGCCTGACGGACAACATGGATTTTCTCTTTCAAATTTTTTCAGCTTAGGTGACAACGTTTCGGCGATAGGTTCCCCTTTGCAGAAAAAGAGCCTCGCTGGAATTATTGTCGGTAAGAATGAACCCCTTTTTATTAACAATATGGATCGTAAAGGGGTCACAACACTTGGTTATTATAACTCCAGAGAGGACGCGAAAGTAAAAGCCTTCATGGGGACTCCGCTGGATCAGTCTCTCGGAGTCATCTGCCTTGACAGCAAACGGACTTATTCTTTCAGTACCAAAGATCTAAAAATTCTGTCCCAGTTTGGAAAGATGATTACTTCAATGCTTTCCTGCATTCGATCTGTCGATGCTGATGGCAAAAAAAATGAATATTTTATGACTCTCAAGCTGCTGCACGACCTTAGAAAACGGCAGCCCAAATGGGATTCGTTTCTTAGTAATCTGCTGACTATGACAGCCGGAGCGAGTGGTTTTTCACATGCATTTCTCACTGTTATTGATCAGCGTGGAACATCATTTTATATTGAAGGTGAAAGTCAGCCCATTTTACATAAAGGTGGTTCAAAATCTGCAATATTTCCACTTGGAAGCGGACTTGTCGGCTGGGTTTACAAGAATAATGACCCTATTTTTATGGAAGAGAACAGCGCCGGTCAGGCATCTACAAGTTTGCTTGGAGCCAGTGCTGCCACTAAAGATTTTATGAGTATAATCTGTCTTCCTCTTGTTTTTCAACGCAAAACGAGAGGGGTCTTAGTTCTTGCCCATGAAAAGCACACCCGGATTGATGAGGATTTAAAAGATTTTCTTTTTATGGTATCTGAATATCTTAACCAATTCCTTGAAAATTTATTTTTGAAAAGCAGACTGGCTGAAGCCCGGACTGCGTTACAAAAAGTGACTCCGGCAAAATCCAATCCGGTTCTGATAAACGACAATTAA
- a CDS encoding DUF6485 family protein, which produces MVKDSCAHQEGNKKDCPCTYTNCTRHGACCECVKYHRGKDQLPACFFTAEEEKTYNRNIDYFIECRTK; this is translated from the coding sequence ATGGTTAAAGATAGCTGTGCACATCAGGAAGGAAATAAAAAGGATTGCCCCTGCACTTATACTAACTGCACCAGACACGGGGCATGTTGTGAATGTGTAAAATATCATCGGGGTAAAGATCAGCTCCCGGCCTGTTTTTTTACCGCTGAGGAGGAAAAAACCTACAATCGTAATATTGACTATTTTATTGAGTGCAGGACTAAGTAA